A window of Rhipicephalus microplus isolate Deutch F79 chromosome X, USDA_Rmic, whole genome shotgun sequence genomic DNA:
AATTAAAGCTTTAATACATAAACAACTGTTATCACCTTTTTGGTGTACAGAACATGCCTCTTGATCGCAGTGGAAATGAGAAAACTGCGTGTCACTTCGATGGCAATGAGCACGCTATTACCCcataatcaaaaaaaaaatatttttttttcagtagacaGAAATGACAGTGGCATCACTTTGTAGCAAAAACAATGGCAACTGTCACTTGTAGGAACTGTCACTTACAGAGCATGCAGACAACCTTGAAAGGCAAGTGTTGCAGCAACATAACAGTAGTCAGCAAGGCCCTTCATGTAAGAATACTTTCGATGAAATGTTCAGAGCTAGTTTTTAGAAGTGCATCTTAAAACCTTCATCTATGCTTCTGTAGGGACTGCACACAATAATACCCATGGGTCTTCATTAGGCTTCCCCTCTAGCAATAGAAGCTCACCTCCTGGTAAGTAACATTAAAGCTTTCTTACCCGGGTGCCACTTCAGAGGTGAAGACAATCTTTGTATTTATTGTCTAGggaatacagttttttttctctttagattAAAATCTTTGCAAGTGCTAAGCAAAACGTTTTGTCTTATAGCTGTGCCAGTCGTAAGCAGCATAATTGCTTATTTGCAATTTCGGAACAATGTACTAACTGTAGTTGCTTTATCAAGTGTAAATACCTGATGTCTCAGAAAAATTGAAGCGAAGGTGCCACAATTAATACTTTTAATTCATAAACAACTGTTGTCGCCTATTTAGTGTAGAGAACATGCCTCTTGATCACAGTGGAAATGAGGACTGTGTGTCACTTTGATGGCGATGAGCACGCTTTTACCCCATAAATGAAGAGttatattttaaacattttttttttgctttcgttggGAAAGTGATAGTGGCATCACTTTGCTGCAAAAACTATGGCAACTGTTATATGTATGGTCTGGTCACACATTGTTTCAGTGCTTAAAACATTAAAGTATCTGTTTCTGCTTATTCTATTTTTCACAAATTCACTTAATAACCTAACTTTCAACAATTTTTCTGAACTTATTCCAAGTTTTTGTTGAAAACTAGGTTGTAAATATATGGGTACACTGAATCACAGCACGCAATGAAGGTGCTTCATCTCAGTGTCAACTCTGCATGCGTATTCAGGTCCTAAAAAGGCATCACTGAGCATGCTAACAAAATAACTGAAGCCATGTAGGCACAAATTTCTAAAACCGACAATAATGTGCAGAGAAGCCATAAACAACTGTGTGCTTGTTTTGCTGTGTTTAGTAGCACTTCTCATTTTCAATGTTATCTCAGCTTTTGCCATTTTATATGTTGCAATTCAGCGCTATTACTTCATGAACACGTCTTTACAGAATACGTGCGTCAACTCATGCGAATTTCGCAAACTATCCTGATGAGGCTAGAGCAGCTGGGACGACAGGTTGATGCCATGCAGCAGCACCTTTTCAACACAACAGTGAGGCTTCAAGATGAGACAAATGATGATGTGGTTTTGACACCGGTCAAGGATATTGACCAATTTCTAAGTCTTGAGGGGAGACTTGCTGCTGATGGCAACATTAAGCTAAAGCTTGTACGTCATTCATTATatttttctataatttttttttctagtcactGCATTAAGCTACTcttctaaaaaaaataatgacctcAAAACTGTACAGATACAGCAGCTTGCTGGCCTTGGTGGCTCAACTTTTGGGgcagcagccaggaggatgctggAGCTTCTGCTAAGCCTTGAGGTTGCTGTGCAGTTCAGCTGGGCAGGCCAAAAAGGCAAAAGGAAGTTTGTGGATCTAGGTGTCACAGATGTCATTTGCAGTGAGTAATTTGTTTCACAACACCATGTGCTGCAAGAGCCGTGTTTGAGTACAGACATTTCTAAGTCTGTTATCCACATTATCTTTCATTTGAAGTCAATAGCAAAAGAACAATCTTTTCATGAAAGCATTAAATTTTTTAGGATGCTTGCTAATTAAAATTATGTGCTTAAACGTGGAAAATTTTTAGCATGAAATatctgttgtcagtaagaaaccctgcagcttcttcaagcacactagtatacttgcatggcacacatacgcaagcattcactacttgcagaagttattatcaggtagcactactaggcattcttaactgtagtggaaatcttatgtacagatgaaaactaacagatggaagctcatagtgatcactgaggatctctaaacaggaataagtacctaagacaagctggtcaacattttcatacatggacgtattttcgtcaaaggcgcctcatcattctttgcatgctaggtttcaaaaaagttacaatgatgtcttcttcgtggtgttcttcttgtaatgcaacacatagtgtcaatgtcagtactcttgaaattaacatggggaaggatggcaaggacctttaatgatgatgtgcccacctatcaaaatgtcgatcatgctgactagaggtacttcttcaaacaacctatgtagcattatattaatgtattatgtttgtgtaattcctgttttatgaactttgtactttttcagaggccgtgaggcgaaattttccggaaacaaaaaaaaatgacatcgagtgtgtgattaaagtgtggcttcggcatgctggggaaaagctccagaagcagcgcttaagaacttctcgcactcaccatgagggtgagttttattatctgtgctgttgaagctatcataacatatgatacttttgctgttatagtttaaataattttcttgccttactcgaattttgatgtgtatgcaagcatgaactatataaatcattttcaccattatataatggctagttcgtacctgcacattatggtaatataattttcattttatgctttcaaatctggcatgctgttattgtcttaatattcttattgatactctaaattcacttgtgcttcaagatatgctgctttctattactacagaatgtcttcaaagtgtcgcgttgtcaagcccatcggatgaagacctctgaaggcacagggcaagaagtctcatctagtgaaaactgccaagtttcattcctgaaaataaacatgttttctgtgcattgctgtttttattgctatacttgaagaaattgttactgaaacctcacaggcagtgctttaaagagtgtgcatgttcaggcacttttgattgatcagttttttcagcgctccaaaagaagaattagagcaacttttcgtaaggtctgatgagtgcctaggtcttgtatgcttcgtcctcaaaaagtactagactcatcataatgtgctcttttctggatgccctgaggacgatctgaggccggacaaacggactggtttaggaccacttgaggttcatttgagggcttcctcaggtcatactttcgtacggtgtaggtcatcctcaggacaacctcaggttgtcggagcgttgtctgggttgcctctgccaggggggccttaaaggtccaatcacccggtgtCGGCTTAACCCCCAGGATCCTTTTTTCTccggacacagcaaagccacgcCTGGCTAGGTGTGGGAAAGAGTTGAAACTCCCCCATCAGCTCGGGTCTCCGGTATCGCTACGCACTAAATGCCTACTTGCGccggcgcccctgcgggggacctTGCAAATATTGAGGAGTTCCCATCTCACTTGAGGAGTTTCCGTCTCAGTTGACGGCAACATAGCCATACGAACAACTTTCTTCAGAGACTTGGCTCAAGCACTCCCACCCAAAAGACATTCCTACAAAAACTACTAGGTGAATGTGCATGTCAAGAGCGACTAAGAGCCATGCACATCATCCAGTCCTAGTAGCTGCTGGTATTTGAGGACCGGGGTCGTGTCTGGGAGCCCACGTTGAAACACAGACACTATTGTTCTTCGGCAGGCATCTTTCTAAAGGAGGTGTTGCCTTGACGCGTCGGCAGTTGTTTCGGTTTAGCTGAAGAACAACACACCAGTCATGCAGGCCAAAGCGCGAGACGGGAAATTGGCCATGCTCAAAAAACTGGGCCGGCAGAACACTTCTGTCGGACAGTGGTCTTCACCAGGACTCAACATGAGCCACGGTTTCATAAAGAAGATCCAACAGATGCAAATGGAGCAACGGCGACAGCTCGCACTGAAGAACGCTGCTAGGGCTAATAAAGAACTCAAGGCGGTTAGCCCCCAAAGGTCAACCAAGCCGACGATGCAGATATACAGGCCGCCTGCTTTTACGCTTGCTGAGATAGAGCGCCAACAACAGTCCAGTCCCCCCAGCACTGATGACGTCAACAGGCGGCCCACGAACGGCGATACTTCCGCCTGCGGCCCCATGCCTGACCCAAAGCCAAGACCCAACCACTGCTAGAGTTTCTCGCCCGCTCCACAAGAATCGTCAAAAGCACGTCAGGAACCAGAGGCCCCAACGTGCAGCTCTGAGTTGGACTTCAGTTACGACGATGGGGAGAGTGGTATTTGGCAAACGACAGCATCGTTCAGGAGGCGGTGCACGGTCACACTGTTCACACCGAAAGCCTACCGACTACTCAATGGTACACCTCCGCCCTTCGCAAAATTTTCTTGATAGTGACAACTTCCGGACTGGTGAGGCCAGCGCGACGAACTTTATTTCCGTCACCCACCTTGTAAGCGCAGCTTTTGAAGCATCAAGAACATGGTGTAAGCTGTGAACTGCCCTCACAAGAGGGTTTGGAGGCTCTCAAAATTAATATGCATATTTCTGATCATGCACTCTCTGCTCTAGAAATCGCCAGCAGTGTATCTTCCTATGTGATGTAACTTTATTATGACGGTATATACAAAATTTGTCAGGTCAGTATGTCGAGATACTTTGGTAGCATCTGTATGTGAGGCTTTAAGAGCAAGAAGAGAAATGAAAGCTGTATATCGCCACAGACTTATCACAGCGAATGCCGAAATAACTGCTGCAACCTTTGGGACTACCGAACCACAAACTACTGAATTTTATGCAAGCCATTTCATGAATATCATTGCTCAAAGTGCTTTTGTATTGACTCAGCGGCCACGGCAAGACTTGGTGTAACAACGCTTGTGGAGGACCAGAAAGGATAGGGCTGAACGCCCTGCCGATATTGGACCTTGCTGTCCCTACTGGCCTCCTCAAGGACGTTGACTGTATCATACTATCCCGGAGAAAGCTATTGTATTCTGTGTTGTTTAGTTGTCTTATATGCCGTGGGAACCGGTAAAAAATAGAGCAGCTTCGAGAAATGCGGGAAAAGATAATGTTACTCACAACCGTGAATACCAACGCTCACTGTAGGTTTCTATCACATGCATCATTTTTGAAGTGCAACAGCTGCATAAAGATGGACACCCAGAATTTCAGCTGATTATCAACAACACGGTCATATGAGTGGTGATGCAGAGGACATGAGATGCGGGCGCGGCCACCTATTTCATTAACCCCCCTTAAAAAACAAGTGATTTCCACCACACTTTTCACTCTGCAGCTCACATTGCAAGGGCCGctccttagctttttttttcctctatgtTGAATATCTATGAGCTGCTGCACTATATTTGTTTGCTGTGATTGAGTGTATGTTTTGAAGGCCAATCTCATTTTCTATTGCCCCGTAAACGCGTAGATAACTTTGCCACACTGAGTGAATCTTCGAAAAATAATGACAGTAAGATTAGCATGCCGTCTCTGGGTGACTACTCCATCGTATCGATTTCTTTTGAAGTGGACGCCGTCTTGCTAGCCCAGCGAATCTTATAGGTTTGGTCGTTCCGTTTTGGGAGGTTTTCAACACGGTAAGTTTGCCCGCTTGACTTTATCGTAATGTCGTTCAATACTAAGTACAGCACAGCCATTCTTTGTGATTATCAGTGCTGTGTACTCAATATGAGATGAGAATCAACACACACACTGGAGCTAGTTGCTTCGCTAAGCCATGGTCACCCACCTTAATTTCTCCACGGTCACCCACCTTAATTTCTAATGGGTGAAATCGTTTCTCCACGGCAAAATAGAGAAAATTTCTCAATTTGAAGCCGAATATAGGCACATCACCCCTTGATGAAGCGACGGTCATTCCATTTTTTGAAGAGTGTGGGGAATTTTTGCTAACTAGTTAGCCTCTCTGCATGTATCAGCCTGGAACTGTGGGTTCAGTGAGAAGTTTCTGCTTGAGGAAAGGAAGCATGCACAATTGGTTTTTGGTGATGCTGatgagtggttcagcaatgtcTTTCAGAAGAAATGAAGCTGACGTTCAAAACCACATGCGAGCTCACGGTCAGGGTGCAAACTACAACTAAAAAGGAGGAAGATATACGGGCAACCCGACAACAGGGCGAAAGACCACCACCAAATGACCGCGAACTCGGGCATACAAGTCACTAAGAATGACGCGGTACAAAGTCTAGGTGACCGCGCCGCGGAGAAATTTCAACAGTTTGATGAGgatgtttggtgctttgtggtgcaagggccatttgatggccaaaaagcGCTAGTTCgtgggacaagagatgtggacaatgattgttattagcggctgtataaggctGTATAATCTCTCGCCCTAAGGCAGGTAAAAAGTAGACGTAATAAGatcatgatgatatatggtgttttttggcgcaagggccatttgatggccaaagagcgccagttcatgggacaagagatgtggacaatgattgtgattagcggctgtataagggccataaaattcctcgcggtaaggagggtaaaaacatacaagtaataaaatcatgaccatgccgtgaaaggtgtgtgcggtgtgaatagatgacaaaagttggtaataataaaagacgatggtggacatgtatggcattagcacaagtgcctcactcgttcgtacccttgcgtccaagggctgtgaggcaagtgctttcttgtgtatccaccgcagcaaaaacttttctctctggagaggtcgcgctacggaatgcccgggcatatgatatgaaaactacgaacttctttttaaaaacgctaacaatgatttatgactaaaaagcggttccctaccgacgaacattgcagggtgtaaaggtatatgttgtcagtaaggtaatgaaaaatgttgttttcttagaaaTTCCAAGTGTTtccactgaattaacatgtgaaggactgttaatgcttcaccacatttgtcacacaatggcggatcgccaccggacaaaagatgtgtgtgtgtgtcgtgtatgtgtgtcctatcctgagtcttgttagtgttacctctgttagacgtgattttgatactggtggccaatggccaaggtgtggcttgataacgtgtagtttgttttgtgtgtgtctatcccacttgctctgccagtagtccccgagctttcgtttgagagacggcttaagatcaaggggcgagattgatatgggtgtagtggcactgatttcgtggacggatgcagcaagctgatccgccatcacgttgccttgaatctcacggtgccctggcacctggcacccagcacactacaacatcttgttcgagtgtgtagagtgtgcaaaaaatagagtaaagtgagacgaggacaaggtttttttaatttttcaagaCTGTAAAGAGCCgataccacactgagggagtctgtatatattactgctttttgtatttctaattgtttgatgtgttcagctgccacaagtatcgcataagcttccgctgtgaagatacttgtgcctggatgtagagggcagcatctgaaaaggaagggccaacagcagcgtaggacacagtggaggtggacttggaggcatctgtaaacaACACAAGAtggtgtatttgtgttgaagttccaggaagtattttcgaatatgggcaataggcgcatgttttataacttctagaaaagacacatcgcagtctatagtctgccactgccatggtggcgggtatgctacaggagccactgaactgtgttcaagtgagactccagtttcctcagctagactcttcaggcgaactgagaagggatGCCTCATCGAAggtctgttttgaaacagagtggagctcgacaaatcaataatagtagagtataaagggtgcttcttgtctgctttcaccttaagaaaataaacaaaggacatgtaagttctctgcagatgaagcgaccactcatttgactcaacgtaaaggctttctacggggctggtgcgaaaagcacccgtagaaatgcggatgcccaaatggtgcacggggtccagcatcttcaacgcacttttagtcgcagactgataaacaacggccccataatctaagcgggtgcgaatgaggcttctatataggtttatgagacattgcctgtcactaccccacctagtacgagacaacacttttaaaacattcatggcttttaaaaatttttgtttttagatacttgatgtgcggtacgaaggtcagcttgttgtccaagattaatcctaagaatttatactcggctttgacggacagacgttgcccgttcagtcgaatgtcaggttccgagtgcatgcctctctttcgagagaacaagacacacgtgctttttcgtgggtcaagtggaaatccgttttcatcagcccatttggagaccttatttaaacccagctgaacctgctgctcacacatggccaagttgcatgacttgaagccaagctgaatgtcgtcgacatatgtacaatagaacatattgcggggaatgaacaagtgcaaacaattcattttgatgataaaaagtgtgcaactaagcacaccaccttgtggcacgcctgtttcctggacaaatgtttgcgaaagcacactgcctagacggacacggaatgtccggtttgacaggtaactttcgattatatggaACATTCTTCCGCGTACACCAacgtgggacaggtctcttagaattccgaaacgccatgttgtatcatacgccttttcgatatcgaggaacacagagagaaaatattgtttatggacaaaggcgtctctgatctgtgcctcgatacaaacaaggtggtctgtggtggatctactttctctaaacccgcactgaaTTGGGTGGAGCAAATTGTTTGTTGCAAGGATATGTACAAagcggcagtttatcattttttcgaagactttgcacaagcagcttgtaagtgtaaTAGGCCTAAaccttgaagctaaagaagggtccttgccctctttcaaaatgggaataataatagcctctttccaggaggtagggatagtgccagaaaatctgatagcattgtacaaacaaagtaaggtttttcgtgttttggctggtaggttttttaacatttcatacaccacacggtcagaatcTGAGGCAGAAGTACtccaggagtttagagatgttcggagctcagctagactgaaagcttggttatatgcctcgctTCTAGAGCAGTTGTGTTcgtgtttctgcttttctattcttgttctgtatttttgagaagtgtcagtatagtgggacgggctggacacccgttcgaagtgtgcaccgaggaagtttgcctgatcttccaaggtatcaccctgagtgtttacgagtggaagtgtgtgtacttgttttcctgctatcctaccaaccatgttccagactttagcctcctgtgtgtatgaattgatccccgacgaaaacttctgccagctttcttttctggcctgccgacgcgttctcctgccttgagactttattttcctgaaggtgtcaagattttcggctgtcggtgagttccgaagcaaccttcaCACCTTATTGTGCTCCTTTCGTgcattacgacactcagtgttccaccatgggacgtgtcgcttgcggggctgtccagatgttggtgggatgcatttggctgctgcattaataaggagagctgtgaagtactgcacagctttatCTATGCTTAGCCTACATATGTCAGCCACACATAACTGagcattgttatgaaactgttcccagtcggctttgtgtataagccatttgggaactcgtggaggacattcgtatgttgtttgtgtactcaaaacgacaggaaaatggtcacttcagtagggattatttagaactttccattggagtagtGGTACAAGcaaaggagatgcgatgctgagatctatgaaAGAGTAGggtttgttggcaaggttataatatgttgcctctttcctattcaacagacaggcaccggaggaaaaaagaaactgttcaatgagacgacctcatgcgttgcagcgagaatcaccccatagactgctatgagcaatcaggtcaccaaggaccagataaggttcgggtagttgatctattaaggactcgaattctcgttacccaagacggtggtgtgggggtatgtacagagagcagatggtgacgagcttgttgaaaagaactgctcgaacagccactgcctctagtgttgtttgtaGTGGTATATGTgagcatgctactttttgattaacaataatggctacaccgccggatgatgccgcagcatcatctctgtcctttcggaagagaacataccgacgcaaaaaattcgtgtttttagattttaaatgagttttctgtacctacagcactttcggcgaatgcttgcaaaagagctcttgagcATCATCGAagtttctaagcagtcctctgacattccaatgtattatttgtgttgccatatggaggtaacgtagtgctgtgtgtaagaaaaattgggtgtgtctgcttcttaagctataTGTTAAGACTCAAAaaacagggccgtcgccgggccccgttattggctttttatttcttttggtgcactccagggagctacgccgatctttcggcgccaggggtaccgtggtgtccattgcctcctcagaggcacggcgtgcccgcatttgcgatctgatgttttgggcttcgggcctcgcctggtgagacgaggccttcatatcggccgaccctggggtctccttcgCCTCGGgggggggcgaaaccttcggtctttttgggctagaggtcgaagggacctcctttggtgctgggataccctggccgctgcaagagcttgcagcggccgtgGGTGTCGCCATGGGGatgagtggcagggcagccttggctgttcccaccgtgggtgggggcattggcaatctctgggcacactgtgcctggcatgggcagttgccgcaggccgttgtagtgctgccccttgttgcactacatcggcgaacgatggtttgtttgtaaGAGGACaggatacttgttgacgggcttctcagaaagtaatgttttgtgcgattttgattgtaacaatttctttttcctttttccatgttggacaggttcgggagtatgcgggatgggcaccatcgcagtttgcgcagtgggccccattctccaccttacactcgtctgtggcgtgtcctgtggtggctcacattccgcaggtgagttggccgcggcaactctgagagccgtgaccaaaacgctggcatttgaagcaacgtcgtgggttgggaatgtagggtatcacattcaacttcaagtatcctgtttcgagatgttcaggcagggtgctggtgcaaaatgtcacaattatgtgttttgttgggatttccttcttatcacgcctaattttgattctttgtacttgtgtcacctgctggtccttccagccctcgaggagctcaccttcagtcaggccaagcaagtcttgatcagatacaacgcctcgggaagtgttgagtgagcggtgtggtgtaattgagataggaatgtttccaaacgaatgtagttttgagaggttttcatactggctctgactttttccCTCGAGGAgcagatccccactggccattcttgtagcctggtaacctagtccaagtgtagtggtgaggcatttggaaagaacgaaaggcgaaatagttaCGAAATAGATTACATGATAGCAGGGAAAAGTTTCGATTTGCTGAAataattgcaaaagtcttcggtgcaCCCTGTCTTTgagagaggacgatcgtgcaatgaagggagagaagagaaagccataaactaaatatgagttcggcagccatgccagccgcccaccatggagcccaaggGGACGTGACAAATCCTCAATTtttatgaggcatgtcaacgtcagctgtacacagccgctataaccgaatatattgtgcccaagacagagtacatacacaaggttaacccttacTGCCAGGAAAAaatggaagtaaatggaagagagaagaagacaggatagatttaaagacgagaaaacactaagatgtagggagagagagataggaaaaggcgactgccgatttcccctgggtgggtcagcccaggggtgccgtctacgtgaagccggggccaaagggctgtgttgcctctgccggggggccttgagggtccaatcacccagcgtcggctcaaccccaggatccctttttccccagacacggcaaagccacgcacggttaGGCGTCGGAGGGAGTCAAAACTActctgttagctcgggtccgtggtgttgctacacaccaaacgcctacttgcgcaggcgcccctgcgggggactcTTGCTTGTGGAACGACACGGAAGGATCGTCGCATGTTCCCTGCGGAATTGAAGGACTCCACATGGGAGAAAAAGGCCAAGGGGGGAGATGTTCGCTGGCTGCAGCATCAAGGCATCCTGTACCTTCAATGGAAGGACAGACGCGCGGTGCACATGATGAGCAGTGCCCATACTGCGAACAGCCATGTGACTGCAACACAGAAACTAAAGGTCGCTGGCCAATGTAAGAAGATCCCAATTAGGAAACCAAGACTACTTGAAGAATATTATGCAGGCATGCTTGCAGTAGACAGGTCAGACCAGCTCATCGCATTGTACAATGTGTTGAAGAAGTGCGTCAGGTGGTGGAAAACTTTGTTCTTCCACTGCATCGACATCGCTGTTGTGAACAGTTTTATTCTTTTTGAGGCCCATAGGAGAGAGCACCCCGAAATTCCAGAACTGCACCGAGCGCCTCGTTACGACCAGCTTGCCTTCCGAATGGAGCTTGTGAAGCAGCTACTGGGAATTGAAGCCACAGGTTTTGGCAGCGCCCCTCCCCCTCGAGAGTCTGCGCACAAGCCAAAAGTGATGGAAACGAGGCGCAACTGCAAGCTCTGCTGTGCGAGCCGCAAGGTTGAGCACAAGACGAGCGTCTTTTGTGAAACGTGTGGCGTTTACTTGTGCTTCAACGCGACCAGAGACTGCTTTGGTGAGTGGCATCGCCACCACAAGGGATAACATTTTTGTGTGGTCTCACAGTTGTTTACGTGTACTCTTGT
This region includes:
- the LOC142776661 gene encoding uncharacterized protein LOC142776661 isoform X5, which codes for MATVTCRNCHLQSMQTTLKGTAHNNTHGSSLGFPSSNRSSPPEYVRQLMRISQTILMRLEQLGRQVDAMQQHLFNTTVRLQDETNDDVVLTPVKDIDQFLSLEGRLAADGNIKLKLIQQLAGLGGSTFGAAARRMLELLLSLEVAVQFSWAGQKGKRKFVDLGVTDVICKAVRRNFPETKKNDIECVIKVWLRHAGEKLQKQRLRTSRTHHEECLQSVALSSPSDEDL
- the LOC142776661 gene encoding uncharacterized protein LOC142776661 isoform X3 is translated as MHLVCLGVMNKLLTLWVRGPKVTRLGSKVRLEMSEKNSQIARCVPCDFMLIYASAGTAPNNCHEPGLGFPSTSSMPAQRAGYNEGQNVIRNSPTSRHTPSNSPSTRSIPFEYVRQLMRISQTILMRLEQLGRQVDAMQQHLFNTTVRLQDETNDDVVLTPVKDIDQFLSLEGRLAADGNIKLKLIQQLAGLGGSTFGAAARRMLELLLSLEVAVQFSWAGQKGKRKFVDLGVTDVICKAVRRNFPETKKNDIECVIKVWLRHAGEKLQKQRLRTSRTHHEECLQSVALSSPSDEDL
- the LOC142776661 gene encoding uncharacterized protein LOC142776661 isoform X4, with the translated sequence MRGKMSSGILLPVDTHLPIPLALEAYLLSMQTTLKGTAHNNTHGSSLGFPSSNRSSPPEYVRQLMRISQTILMRLEQLGRQVDAMQQHLFNTTVRLQDETNDDVVLTPVKDIDQFLSLEGRLAADGNIKLKLIQQLAGLGGSTFGAAARRMLELLLSLEVAVQFSWAGQKGKRKFVDLGVTDVICKAVRRNFPETKKNDIECVIKVWLRHAGEKLQKQRLRTSRTHHEECLQSVALSSPSDEDL